The genomic window TACAAAGTAATCCTGATAAGGCAAAAGTAAGCTTAGATGCCGTGGTGAATACCATGTGGGAAACCGCTTTGGATATGAACTCTAAATACAAAGAAACTTCTGATGGTGGTTTGGCTACAAATATCCCTATTAGCTTGCCAGAATGTTAAAAAGCACCTCCTAACCTCCCCAAAGGGGAGGAATGTAAAACGCATAACTAAATCAGCGAAGATCTGCGGTAAAAATCTGCGCAATCAGCGGGGAATAAGGACAATCTAGCAATAAAACAATTTAACTATTCAAATCCTTCATCTGCTTCGCCACCTGCTGCCCCTGCACATCATCGCTCCGCAACAGACAAAATCAGCGAAGATCTGCGGTAAAAATCTGCGCAATCAGCGGGGAATAAGGACAATCCAACAATAAAACAATTTAACTATTCAAATCCTTCATCTGCTTCGCCACCTGCTGCCCCTGCGCATCATCGCTCTGCAACAAATAATCAACAATATTTTCTTTATTAGCCTGCGAATGATTTTGGCTCAACTTAAAAACACCTTCTAAGCTAGTAACTGTAATTTCAATACCTGCAATAGCCTTCAAATGTTTTTCAATATACTCATCAGACATTTGATGGAAAGCAGCTGGACTGTGTTCTTTTTCGTACTGGTTGGTTAAATCTTCAATAACTTTTCTCGTTTCATCATTCCCCAACAGCCTAACTTTACCCTTGGCTTGTACCGAACTATAATTCCATGTAGAAGCCGAAGCTGGATTTTCGTAAACCGATGCACTCACATAAGCATGCGCTCCATGAAACAAAGCCAATACATTTTCATTGGCAACAAAAGCTTCATAATGGTCGGTTTTTCTCATTACATGACCAACCAACTTTACTGTTTCGCCCTCTTTTTTTACCTGTAAAGGAATTTGAGTTGCAGAAGGTATATTTTGATTTGCGCCAATTAGTACCGCAAACGGATGAGCTTCGATGAAAGCAATTAACTTATCAATATCTTTTTCGAGAAAATTAGAGACTTTATACACTTGTTAAAACTTAATACTGATAGATAGTGTATTACTTTTCCCTGTCGGAAATTTCCATTTACCACCATTCTTAAGCAACCTATTGGCCTCTTCATCCATTGCTTTACCCTCAGATTTTACAACTTTAACATCATTTGGCATGGCATCTGCTGAAAGCTTAAAACTTAAAATAACAGCTTTTGACCCATCTGCCAATAACTTATTATTTTTAGTGAGATATTCATTATAAGCTTTCCACCCCATCTCTGGAACGCCAACATTTACTTCCTCAGCAGCTTCTTTAGCGGTAGTTGTAGCTTTTTTCTTTGCTTTACCATAACCAACTGCTACAACTTCACTTAAACCCGAATTACTTTCATCCAAGCGTACATTCACATCTTGATTTGCCTTAGCTTCAATATTTTTGCTTGCAAAGCCTAATGAAGTTACCTCTAAAGTTACTTTCTCTTTATCTACAGGCAGCGTAAACTCACCACTTTTATTGGTTATCGCCCTGATATCATCGCCTACCATTTTTACATCGGCACCAGACAAAGGCCTACCATAAACATCATACACTGTCCCTTTAACCGATTTTGCATAAGGATCAGTCTTTATCTGAATACCTTCTACCCTGCTTTCTAAAGCTTGTACGGGTGCAACTGGTGCTGCTATTCGTGCGCCAACCATTTTTGCTTGATTTTCTCTGTTTTCTTTAGTTAGGCGGGCTTTTACTGCCTCTTTATTTTCTAAAGACGCACTTTCGATAATGGTTTCTCTTGGTATACTATTCTTCGCAATGGCTTGGTTTCCTTTAGCTAAAAAATACTACTTAGCACTTGCTCCACTTTCTGCGGGTCGGCCAGTGTTGCTGGTTTTGCCGAACTCAAAGTATCTGCAGGTGCTACAGCCGCTACTTCTGGCTTGATATTTACTTCAATTTGCTTAGGCCGATTATTGGCAATTTCTAGCTGTTGGCGGCGGTTACTTTCACGCATCCAAAACAACACGCCAGCAGTAATAAAAAGCACGGCAGCGGTTGCGGCAATGCTTAACCTATGCGAAGTAATTCGCCACATTTTACGCTCAACTGGCTTTTGCGCCACACGTTCTTGCAATTGCTTTTGTAACAGAGAAAAAGTTTGGGTACGTTTTTTAGCGGCAGATAAGCCCTCCAAAGCTTGGGCAATAAAAGGGTCTTCGAGCGAAATTCGCTCTACCTTATGCATCATACCAGAATCTAACTTCCCTTCTAGGTAGTCGTCTAGCACATCAATATCTAACCATTCGTTATTGCCCACTGTTCTTTTCAATACAAATTTTCAAATTGCGTTTTCCATTTTGGATATAGCTTTTCACTTTAAGCATATCGTACCCCGTAATATCGGCAACTTCTTTATAGCATTTTTCTTGTAGATAGAATAAATCTACGCTTTTTCGTTGTTCTTCCGAAAGGGTTTCCATGCACTTTTCCATAATGGTTAACTGAGTTTCTTTTGTGTCGTCGATATCAAGATGCACAAAGTCATCATTTTCCACAAAATTTTCTTCGAGCGTTACCATTGGATTTTTTGAAGATTTACGTAGCGCCATTAAACAATGGTTACGGGTAAGTACATGCAGCCAACTTTTAAAATTCTGTACCTGATGGATACGCAATTTCTTAACCAACTCTTCAAAAATTTGCATTACGGCATCTTTACTTTGCTCCTCATCTTTAAAGTAGTTAAAACAAACCCCGTAAACCAAGTGCATATATCGGTTATAAAGTTGACCCAACACTTCTAAATCGCCGCTTTCTTGATAAGCCGCAACCAAAGAAAGGTCGTCTGTCTCTCTATTGCCAGATGTATGCTTTATAAACTTCAAATCTTTTCGGAATGCCTAAAATTTCTTCAAGTATAAAAATATTTTTCGAGACGAGTGTGGAAAATCTATGATACCTACATCTACCCTTTAGAAAGTCGGGAAATCTTGAAGCTATTCCGAAAGATGGACTTTAATACTTCAAAAAAATATTGATATGAAAATTTTACTCACACCCATTTTGGCATTATTCCTATTATTAGGATACAAAACTACGCCCACTAGAGAAATTTCTGGCACCATTACCAGTGCCGCCGATGGCTTAACTTTACCTGGCGTATTCATTAAAAGTTTGCCTAGTAAAACCACTACCAAAACCGATGCTAATGGAAAATACCTTATCAAAGCGCCCAATACCGATACCCATTTACAAGTGAGCTTCTTAGGTTTTCAAACCAAAAAAGTAACTATTAGCAAGTCGAACGTTATTAACATCAGCTTAGCCGAAGACGTGAAAGCCCTCAACGAAGTGGCAATTATAGCTTATGGTGTTCAGCAAAGAAAAGAACTTATAGCTTCTGCAAAGAATATGGCTCCGCCAGCCAATTACGCCCTACAAGGCAGCATTTCTGGAGTACATAGTGGTGGGAGAATAATGAGTAGCCCTATCCAGAACAGCGAAAGCTATGCCCATATCACAGAGAATGGGTTCAAAAAAGCAACCGACAACCCGCTTTCTACTTTTTCTATTGATGTAGATGCGGCCTCTTATAGCAACATGCGTAGGTTTATTAACGGCGGCAACCTACCTCCAAAAGATGCAGTACGTATCGAAGAAATGATCAACTACTTCGACTACAATTACGAACAACCAAGAGGTAATGACCCTGTAAATATTGTAACCGAAATAGGCACTGCGCCTTGGAATAACCAACACCGCTTAGTACATATCGGCCTAAAAGCAAAAAATATCCCTACAGAAAAATTGCCACCATCTAACCTGGTTTTCTTAATCGACGTTTCTGGTTCAATGAACTCTTACAACAAATTACCTTTATTGGTTAGCTCCCTACGTTTACTTACTGATAATTTACGCGACCAAGATAAAGTTGCTATTGTGGTTTACGCCGGTAATTCTGGTTTGGTTTTACCTGCTACCTCTGGCGATAACAAACAAGCGATTAAAGATGCTTTGAACAAACTGAGTGCTGGTGGTTCTACCGCTGGTGGTGCAGGTATTAAATTGGCTTACAAAGTGGCTACAGATAATTTCATTAAAGGTGGCAATAACCGTATTATTTTGGCAACCGATGGCGATTTTAATGTTGGTGCTAATAGCGATGCCGATATGCAAACACTGATTGAAGAAAAACGTAAAAGCGGTGTGTTCCTTACTGTTTTAGGCTTTGGCATGGGCAATTACAAAGACAGCAAAATGGAAGATTACTGGCCAACAAAGGCAATGGCAACTACGCCTATATTGATGACATTAACGAAGCTAGAAAAGTACTAATTAACGAGTTTGGGGGCACTTTGTTTACCGTTGCTAAAGATGTAAAACTACAGATAGAATTTAATCCGGCTAAAGTGCAGGCCTATCGTTTAATTGGCTACGAAAATAGATTGCTAAACAACGAAGATTTTAACGACGACCAAAAAGATGCGGGCGAAATGGGTGCCGGCCATACCGTTACTGCACTGTATGAGATTATTCCGGTTGGCGTAGAAAGCAAGTTTGTAAAAAGTGTTGATGCGCTCAAATATCAAAAAACTAAAAAGAATACCTCATCATCTTTTAGCAACACTAACGAACTTTTAACCGTAAAAATGCGCTACAAACAACCAGATGGCAACCGAAGTAAGTTACTAGAACAACCCGTAGTAGACCACTATCAAGACAAGCTGACCAAAACTAGCGATAATTTTAAGTTCTCTGCTTCGGTGGCTATGTTTGGCATGTTGCTACGCCAATCAGAATTTGTACAAGAAAGCACTTTTGAGCAAGCCATTGCATTAGCAGAGGGTGCAAAAGGTGTAGATAAGGAAGGCTACCGTGCCGAATATGTTAAAATAGCTAAATCGGCACAGCTATTGGCGAAAGATTTACGTAATTTTGCTACTACTGGCAGAGAGAAATAATACTGCCTTAGCTTAATTACATACTTTATGAAGAGAACAGGATTATTCTTATTAGCAGCCTCAGCTTTATGTTTTAGCAGTTGCGATGCACAAAGTCAAAGCAAAATTGGCAATATTTTAGGACAAGTGGCTACTGGAGCTACTGGAACACCATCAAGCTTAGAAATTGGCAATGCTTTAAAACAGGCATTAGAAATAGGTACTTCGGCTGGTGCAGATAGGCTTTCTGCCAAAGATGGATTTTTTGGTAACATGGCTGTTAAGATTTTGTTCCCAACAGAGGCTCAAAAAGTAGAAAAAACTTTGCGTAGCGTGGGTTTAAATTCATTGGCCGATAATGTGATATTGAGCTTAAACCGTGCTGCAGAAGATGCTGCGAAAGAAGCCAAACCGATTTTTATAAATGCAATTAAGCAAATGACCATTGCCGATGCAACTAACATCCTTTTAGGAAATAAAGATGCGGCAACTACTTACTTTAAACGTGTAACTACATCACAGCTGATGGAAAAATTTTCGCCAGTAATTAACAATAGCCTAAGCAAAGTTGGCGCTACCAAATATTGGACAGATGCCGCAGCAGCTTACAATAAGATCCCTTTGGTAAAACCTGTAAACACCAACTTAACGCAATACGTTGCAGAAAAAGCAATTGATGGTATGTTTGTACAGGTAGCACAAGAGGAGCTAAAAATTAGAGATAACATTGGCGCACGTTCTACCAGTTTGCTACAAAAAGTTTTCGGCTATGCCGATACCAAAAAATAATCCACAAAATTGTTGATTTGTTAATAAAAATTTAAAGTAACCAAACCAATTTTTTGCTAGCTTGTTATCACAAAACAAGAAGATAAAAAAGTCCTGTGAGTGGGCTATCCGCGGAGGGCAGGCACAGCATAAATAGGTTTACTATATCAAAAGAAAAGCATCCAAAATTTGGGTGCTTTTTTCGTTTAACATTAGAAAAGCCAATACACTGCTACTATTAACGTTAGTCCCGTTCATGCTCATTTCGATTGACTTAGTTTTCAGTCTTTGCGTTCTTTGCGCACCTCTGCTTTACGGCTAAATTTTAACGCAAAGAATTAGCAAAGAACGCAAAGCCAAATTTTTATTGGAATAACAAACGCGATCATTGTGCCGCTAAACTTTGTCAACCTTCTGTTTTGGGTTGCACAGAATTTGTAATATAGCCCCGATTGCAGGCGGTAGCCCGCAGGGCAGCGAGAGCGTTAGCGAAGCAACCGAGAACTAAAGCCAAAAGTGGGACTGAAGGTAAATGATAGCATTGCAACTGCGCTTCTTAAAAAATAAAAAAGGGACACTCGAATGAGCATCCCATTATTTTTTGATCGAACTATTTCTTAAAACTGAATAACAAATGTTCCTCCGTTTGGATTAAAACCCGAAATGGTAGTTCTGCCATCTCGCGAGGTAGCCAAGGCTTTCTCTAATTCTGCAGCACTGTTAACCTCTTTTCCATTTATTTTGTAAACGATAGAGCCTTTGCCAATGCCATAATAATCAAATTCTTCGCCAGGAACTACATTGGTTACCACCAAGCCAGATTTAATACCTAACTTCTCTTTTTGAGTTGCCGAAGCAGGTGCAAAAGTTGCGCCCAACTTATTCAAACTTACCCCAGTAGCTTTTTCGCTTTCTTTTTTAGCTAACGCTACAGAACTCTCGCCTTTTAACGTTACGCTGATGTTTTTAGTAGAACCATCTGCTTTTAACACAGTTAAAGCCACTTTATCGCCAGGGCTCATACGGCCAATGCGCTCCTGCAAATCAGGCGAATCGTAAATGGCAACGCCTTCTACTTTTTTAATGATATCGCCTTCTTTGATACCAGCTGCGGCTGCCGCTCCGCCTGGCAATACCTCTCTAACGTATAAACCAGAATTATCTTTGATTTTTAATTGTTCGGCAACATCGGCAT from Pedobacter sp. SL55 includes these protein-coding regions:
- a CDS encoding RNA polymerase sigma factor; the protein is MKFIKHTSGNRETDDLSLVAAYQESGDLEVLGQLYNRYMHLVYGVCFNYFKDEEQSKDAVMQIFEELVKKLRIHQVQNFKSWLHVLTRNHCLMALRKSSKNPMVTLEENFVENDDFVHLDIDDTKETQLTIMEKCMETLSEEQRKSVDLFYLQEKCYKEVADITGYDMLKVKSYIQNGKRNLKICIEKNSGQ
- a CDS encoding FMN-binding negative transcriptional regulator, which codes for MYKVSNFLEKDIDKLIAFIEAHPFAVLIGANQNIPSATQIPLQVKKEGETVKLVGHVMRKTDHYEAFVANENVLALFHGAHAYVSASVYENPASASTWNYSSVQAKGKVRLLGNDETRKVIEDLTNQYEKEHSPAAFHQMSDEYIEKHLKAIAGIEITVTSLEGVFKLSQNHSQANKENIVDYLLQSDDAQGQQVAKQMKDLNS
- a CDS encoding YfbK domain-containing protein; the encoded protein is MFTVAKDVKLQIEFNPAKVQAYRLIGYENRLLNNEDFNDDQKDAGEMGAGHTVTALYEIIPVGVESKFVKSVDALKYQKTKKNTSSSFSNTNELLTVKMRYKQPDGNRSKLLEQPVVDHYQDKLTKTSDNFKFSASVAMFGMLLRQSEFVQESTFEQAIALAEGAKGVDKEGYRAEYVKIAKSAQLLAKDLRNFATTGREK
- a CDS encoding DUF4197 domain-containing protein, with product MKRTGLFLLAASALCFSSCDAQSQSKIGNILGQVATGATGTPSSLEIGNALKQALEIGTSAGADRLSAKDGFFGNMAVKILFPTEAQKVEKTLRSVGLNSLADNVILSLNRAAEDAAKEAKPIFINAIKQMTIADATNILLGNKDAATTYFKRVTTSQLMEKFSPVINNSLSKVGATKYWTDAAAAYNKIPLVKPVNTNLTQYVAEKAIDGMFVQVAQEELKIRDNIGARSTSLLQKVFGYADTKK
- a CDS encoding VWA domain-containing protein gives rise to the protein MKILLTPILALFLLLGYKTTPTREISGTITSAADGLTLPGVFIKSLPSKTTTKTDANGKYLIKAPNTDTHLQVSFLGFQTKKVTISKSNVINISLAEDVKALNEVAIIAYGVQQRKELIASAKNMAPPANYALQGSISGVHSGGRIMSSPIQNSESYAHITENGFKKATDNPLSTFSIDVDAASYSNMRRFINGGNLPPKDAVRIEEMINYFDYNYEQPRGNDPVNIVTEIGTAPWNNQHRLVHIGLKAKNIPTEKLPPSNLVFLIDVSGSMNSYNKLPLLVSSLRLLTDNLRDQDKVAIVVYAGNSGLVLPATSGDNKQAIKDALNKLSAGGSTAGGAGIKLAYKVATDNFIKGGNNRIILATDGDFNVGANSDADMQTLIEEKRKSGVFLTVLGFGMGNYKDSKMEDYWPTKAMATTPILMTLTKLEKY
- a CDS encoding carboxypeptidase-like regulatory domain-containing protein, which translates into the protein MVGARIAAPVAPVQALESRVEGIQIKTDPYAKSVKGTVYDVYGRPLSGADVKMVGDDIRAITNKSGEFTLPVDKEKVTLEVTSLGFASKNIEAKANQDVNVRLDESNSGLSEVVAVGYGKAKKKATTTAKEAAEEVNVGVPEMGWKAYNEYLTKNNKLLADGSKAVILSFKLSADAMPNDVKVVKSEGKAMDEEANRLLKNGGKWKFPTGKSNTLSISIKF